The Raphanus sativus cultivar WK10039 unplaced genomic scaffold, ASM80110v3 Scaffold3873, whole genome shotgun sequence genome contains a region encoding:
- the LOC108841881 gene encoding transcription repressor OFP11 → MSTFLKKKLHLCFSSSGVVSPSIPSSPIVVPNHNPPSHHHHTPSLFINNFNSLYDHLSVSSPLHRNDNFTSVAAALTTPKSGEIGSSLFTGGLLPPSPRRPDDEDDEEDGNYAIVSKILSDGTAITKRIDSPDPCRDFGRSMREMVEARDPTRDDDASSDREYLNELLFCYLSLNPRHTHKFIVSAFADTLLWLLSQSSSPENSLSQSI, encoded by the coding sequence ATGTCTACTTTTCTAAAGAAGAAGCTACACCTCTGCTTCTCCTCCTCCGGTGTTGTCTCACCGTCGATTCCTTCTTCCCCGATCGTCGTACCCAATCACAACCCTCCATCTCATCACCACCACACTCCCTCTCTCTTCATCAACAACTTCAACTCTCTCTACGATCACCTCTCTGTTTCCTCTCCTCTCCACCGCAACGATAATTTCACCTCCGTCGCCGCCGCATTGACCACTCCCAAATCCGGCGAGATTGGATCCAGTTTGTTCACCGGCGGATTGCTTCCTCCTTCTCCGCGTAGACCTGACGACGAAGACGACGAAGAAGATGGAAACTATGCCATCGTGTCAAAGATTTTAAGCGACGGAACGGCGATTACGAAGCGGATTGATTCACCGGACCCGTGCAGAGATTTCGGAAGGTCAATGAGAGAGATGGTGGAAGCTAGAGATCCGACGAGAGACGACGACGCCTCCTCCGATAGAGAATACTTGAACGAGCTCCTCTTCTGTTACCTCTCCTTGAATCCAAGACACACTCACAAGTTCATCGTCTCTGCTTTCGCCGATACACTCCTCTGGTTACTTTCTCAGTCGTCATCGCCGGAAAATTCTTTATCCCAATCgatctaa
- the LOC130506990 gene encoding pentatricopeptide repeat-containing protein At4g14820-like: MLSMPSTAVLDVLSQCKTLSHIKQLHAHILRTVSDHNRLNTFLFNLSSSSSSINLNYSLSLFSSLPSPPQPFLFNLLLRNLSRSSQPRAAILFYQRIRRAGGRLDRFSFTPILKAAAKVSALFEGTELHGLALKTAAISDPFVKTAVLDMYACCGRIVEARKVFDEMPQRDVVTWNTMIERYCRCGFLDEAFKLFEEMKCCDVMPDEMILCNIVSACARTCNTKYNRAIHEFLKENGVRMDAHLLTALVTMYAGAGCMDIAREFYTKMPVRSLFVSTAMVSGFSKAGRLEDARDIFDQMEKKDLVCWTTMISAYAESDHPEEALRVFEEMRRYGTEPDEVAMGSVVSACANLGVLEKAKWVHELTHLNGFESSLTVNNALVNMYAKCGGLDAARDVFEKMPTKNVVSWSSMINAFSMHGEANDALTLFARMKQENVEPNDVTFVGVLYGCSHSGLVEEGKKIFASMSDEYNVTPKLEHYGCMVDLFGRANRLPEALEVIESMPMAPNVVIWGSLMSACGVHGELELGEFAAKHVLELEPGHDGALVLMSNIYAREERWDDVRSVRRGMEVKNVFKERGVSRIDVNGESHEFLIGDKRHKQSDEIYAKLKEVVSELKLAGCVPDCGSVLVDV; this comes from the exons ATGTTATCG ATGCCCTCAACAGCTGTTCTTGACGTACTCTCACAGTGCAAAACACTCAGCCACATCAAGCAACTCCACGCCCACATCCTCCGCACAGTATCCGACCATAACCGCCTCAACACCTTTCTCTTCaacctctcctcttcttcttcctcaatcaATCTCAACTACTCACTCTCCCTCTTCTCATCTCTCCCCTCTCCACCGCAACCCTTCCTCTTCAATCTCCTTCTCCGGAACCTCTCTCGTTCCTCCCAACCTAGAGCCGCGATCCTCTTCTACCAGAGGATCAGACGCGCCGGTGGCCGTCTCGATCGTTTCAGTTTCACTCCGATTCTCAAAGCAGCCGCCAAAGTCTCGGCCTTGTTCGAGGGTACGGAGCTTCACGGCCTTGCGTTGAAGACAGCCGCGATTTCCGACCCGTTTGTAAAGACTGCTGTTTTGGATATGTATGCTTGTTGCGGCAGGATTGTAGAGGCGCGCaaggtgttcgacgaaatgcccCAGAGAGATGTTGTTACTTGGAATACTATGATCGAGAG GTATTGCCGATGCGGGTTTTTAGATGAAGCATTCAAGCTTTTTGAGGAGATGAAGTGTTGTGATGTGATGCCTGATGAGATGATTCTCTGCAACATTGTCTCCGCATGTGCTCGCACTTGTAACACCAAATATAACAGAGCGATTCACGAGTTTTTGAAAGAGAATGGTGTGAGGATGGACGCTCATTTGCTGACGGCTCTTGTGACTATGTACGCTGGAGCTGGGTGTATGGATATAGCAAGGGAGTTTTATACGAAGATGCCAGTTAGAAGCTTGTTTGTTTCGACCGCCATGGTTTCTGGGTTCTCTAAAGCTGGGAGGCTCGAGGACGCACGGGATATATTCGACCAGATGGAGAAGAAGGACTTGGTGTGCTGGACGACGATGATCTCAGCTTATGCTGAGAGTGATCATCCTGAAGAAGCTTTAAGAGTTTTCGAGGAAATGCGTCGCTATGGGACAGAGCCTGATGAAGTTGCAATGGGGAGTGTTGTATCAGCTTGCGCGAACCTCGGTGTTCTGGAAAAAGCGAAATGGGTTCATGAGTTAACGCATCTCAACGGGTTTGAGTCCTCTTTGACAGTAAATAATGCTCTGGTTAACATGTATGCGAAATGTGGAGGTTTGGATGCAGCGAGAGATGTGTTCGAGAAGATGCCGACGAAGAATGTAGTGTCGTGGAGCTCTATGATCAATGCCTTCTCTATGCACGGGGAAGCCAATGACGCGCTTACCTTATTCGCCAGAATGAAACAGGAAAATGTGGAGCCCAACGATGTTACTTTTGTAGGTGTGCTATATGGTTGTAGTCACTCAGGGTTAGTGGAAGAAGGAAAGAAGATCTTTGCATCGATGAGTGATGAATACAACGTTACGCCTAAGCTCGAGCATTATGGATGCATGGTGGATCTCTTTGGACGTGCTAATCGTTTACCAGAAGCTCTTGAGGTTATAGAATCAATGCCGATGGCGCCTAACGTAGTCATATGGGGATCGTTGATGTCAGCTTGTGGAGTTCACGGAGAGCTTGAGTTAGGCGAGTTTGCAGCCAAACACGTCCTCGAGCTGGAACCTGGTCATGACGGGGCGCTTGTGTTAATGTCGAATATCTACGCGAGAGAAGAGAGATGGGACGATGTGAGGAGCGTAAGACGAGGGATGGAGGTGAAGAATGTGTTCAAGGAGAGAGGTGTTAGCCGGATTGACGTAAACGGGGAATCACACGAGTTTCTCATTGGTGACAAAAGGCATAAGCAATCAGATGAGATTTATGCAAAGCTAAAAGAGGTTGTAAGTGAACTGAAGCTAGCGGGTTGTGTTCCAGACTGTGGTAGTGTTTTGGTGGATGTAtag
- the LOC108841230 gene encoding uncharacterized protein LOC108841230, with the protein MEIKSVACECCGLTEDCTQNYISKVKAKFGGKWLCGLCSEAVSDEFNRDRKMTTVEEAVNAHVTFCSKFRANPAELVADGMRQMLRRRSGELLPAKSKKFGRSNTT; encoded by the coding sequence ATGGAGATCAAATCGGTGGCGTGCGAGTGTTGCGGTTTAACGGAAGATTGTACACAAAACTACATTAGTAAGGTCAAAGCTAAGTTCGGTGGAAAATGGCTTTGTGGGCTTTGCTCCGAGGCGGTGAGTGATGAATTCAACCGTGACAGGAAGATGACGACGGTAGAGGAAGCTGTTAACGCCCATGTGACATTTTGTAGTAAGTTTAGAGCCAACCCGGCTGAACTCGTCGCCGACGGAATGAGACAGATGCTACGTCGGAGGTCCGGTGAGTTGTTGCCGGCGAAGTCCAAGAAGTTTGGAAGATCTAACACCACGTAG